The stretch of DNA TGCGCGGCGTGTTCCTCCAATACGACGTCGTCTGGCGCAGCACCTTCGTGCGCGATCCGGAGGGCGCCGGCACCGTCGTGCGCCTCGTCCTCGGCCCCGCGGCCCTGCTCGCCGGGCGGACGTTCACCGGCCCGCTCGATCCGGCGCTGCTGCTGCGGTCCGAGGGTGCGCCGGCGGCGCCGTGGATCCATCTCTTCGCGCTGACCGCGCTCCTCTTCGCCGTCCTCCCGCGACTCGTGGCCGCCGCGCTCTCGGCGGCGTCGGCGCGGCGGCAGGCCGCGGCGATCGCCGTGCCGCTCGACGCCGACTGGGTGCGCGCGCTGGTGCAGGCCGCGCGCCGCCGCGAGCGCTGGCTGCGCGATCTCCGCGACGGGGTCGTCGGCTGCGTCGACGAGGCCGCGCGCGCGACGGCGCGATCGCTCGCGCAGACGGCGTGCGAGGAGCTGTTCGACGGCCGCATCGCGCCGGCGCTGGCCGCGTTCCGCGTCCGCGGCGGCCGCATCGCCGACCTCGAGGCCGACGTGCATGCGCGCGCGGACGCCTACGGCGCGACGCTCGCCGCCCACGCCGAGGACGCGCACGACGACTTCGTGCGTGCCGTCCAGGCGTGCGTGGTCCGCCGCGGCGGCAGCCGTCTCGACGGCGAGGTGCGCTGGGACACGACGGCGCCGCAGGTCGCCGCCCCGGGCGTCGGTATGGCGCTGGCGACCGACGTCGCCGATCTCGCGGGCGCCGCCGCCAGCATCGCGGCGGCACCCCTCGGCGCCGCGCTCGGCGGCGGCGGCGGGCTCGCGCTGCTCGCGCACGTGCACCTGCTGGCCGGCGTCGCGGGCGGGCCGATCGGGCTCGTGCTCGGCGGCGTCGGCGGCCTCGTCGTCGCCGGCGCCGGGTGGTGGCTCGGGCGCGACTGGATCGGCGAGAAGAGCAAGAACCTGCATCTGCCGCCGGCGGCGCTGCGCGCGCTGCTGCCCTCGCGCCGGCTCGAGACGCTGCTCGGCGAAGCGCGCGAGCAGTACGCGGATGCGCTCGAGCGCACCGTCCGCGAACGGCTCGCCGCCGCTGGTCCGTCCGCGGCCGACGCGGTCGTGCGTCGGCTCGAGGGCCGTCTCGCTCCCGACGAGTGGCCCGATCCGGGACGTGTGTCGTCTTGACCCGACGGCGGCGATGCCGGCACATGGCGCCCCATGCGCGTGATCGTCGACCCCGGGCTCTGTGAGGGCAACGCCGTGTGTTCGCACGTCGCGCCCGAGGTCTTCGTCGTGGGTGACGACGATCTCGCCCGCGTGAAGACGGATCCCGTCGACGAGGCGCTGCGCGCGAAGGTCGATCTCGCCGTGCGCCGCTGTCCGCGGCAGGCGCTCACGCTCGTCGACTGACGCGCCGGCGGCGCCTGGCCCCGGCGCCGCGGGCGACCCGCTCCGGCCGGTTCCCGTTTCTGGGCACGAACGGCTCCGCCACGCCCCCGTCCACCGGACGAGCGTCTCGCAGGCCAGCCCGTCTGCTCACTTGCTAGTCGCGAGTCCGAGCTTCACCACCAGATCTCGGGCGGCCTCGCGCCGTCCGGCTGCGTCGCTCCTCCTCGCCATCGCGACGGCCGGGGTCTTCGGCGGGCGCCGGCACCGGGGCACTTCGCCTCTGGCGAGGGGCGGCGCCCCGTAGCGATCTTCCGGCGCGGCGCCGCATCCTCGCGTCACGTCGTCGTCCGCGTCGTGGCACGCCGAGTGCTCTTTGCCGCCCGCAGGTCGCGTGGCGCTGGCGTCGCCGCCTGGGCTGCGACGCCCGGCCGCGTGGCCATCGGAGGCACCGGCGCGGGACGTGCCTGCGGGCGCTCCCCGCCGAAGGGACCACCAACACAGAAAGGGAGGAGCGATGACACACAAGACGATTGCGGCGATGGCGGCCGTGGCGCTCGCGCTCGGCCAGTGGACGGCACCCGCGGTGGCGCAGCAGACGGACGTGTTCAGCCTCAACTACTTCGATCACGCGTACGGGTGGGATCAGGCGAGCGCGGATCCGTCGGGCTCCAACTTCCAGGATGCGAGCGTACGCATCACGAACCCCGGCACGCAGGGTGCGCCGACGCTCGCGGATCCGACCAACGGCGACCTCTGCGCCATGATCTACGTGTTCCGGCCCGACCAGCAGCTCGCCGAGTGCTGCGGCTGTCCCGTGACGCCGAACGGTCTCGTCACGCTGTCGGTGAACCGGCACCTCACCTCGAATCCGCTCACCGACGACCCCTTCCCGTCGGGCGTCGTCAAGATCCTCTCGTCCACCGGCACGGTGGAGACCGGCCGCAGCGGCCACAGCTACCTGCGCTGCAACGCCGCGGCGCCGACGCCGACGCCGACGCTGCTCGCCTGGGGAACCCACATCCAGGGCTCGGGCGCGTTGACCGAGACCGCGTTCACGCCGGCGGCGCTCAGTGCCGACGAGCTGGATTCCATGGTCGGTCGCTGCGGCGACATCCTCGGCAACGGCAGCGGCCACGGCGTCTGCGAGTGCCCGTCCGAGGGACACCCGTGAGCGCGACGTCGGGGGTCTGCGCGGGCACGTCGCCCGCCGCGGCTCCGACCTCGGAGAAAGGAGGGCACCGCCATGTTCCGGATGCACCCTGAGTCCCGTGCGGCCGCCGTGGCCGCCGCGGCGCTCGCCGTCGTCTGCGCGAGCCCGCGCGCGCGCGCCCAGACGCTGCCGAGCGGTATCTTCGCCGTGGACCGCTTCGCGTGCGCCGGCTCGCCGACGGCGAAGAGCCTCGACGGCGACGTCCGCATCACCAACCCGGGCAGCATCGGCCTGAAGGCGTGGGGCGCCCACGTCGAGATCACGCCGGACGGGTCGGCGAGCGCCGTCACCGAGACGCCGTTCCAGGAAACCACGCTGAGCCCGAGCGAGCTCGACGAGCTCACGGGTCGCTGTGCGGCGATCGTGGACAACGGCAGCGGCGCAGGTCGCTGCTACTGCCGGCCCGAGCGCGACGCCGCGGCGCGGCCCGGCGTCGTGGAGCCGGGCACGCTCTGTGCGAACCTCTACGTGTTCGCGGCGGACCAGCAGCTGGCCGAATGCTGCTCGTGCCCGCTCACACCCGACGGCCTCGTGACGGTGCCGGTGCGTGACCTGACGTCGAACCCGCTCACCGGCGACGTGCTCGATCGGGGCGTGGTGGCGATCCTCACGTCGCTGCCCTCGTCGAGCGGGGAGTGCGATCCCACGGTGCCGCAGCTGCCGGTCGTTCCCACCACGACCACGACGACCACCAGCACCAGCACGACGACCTCCACGACGGTCCCCGGCGCCTCCACCACGACCACGGTGACGACGCCGCTGCCGACGACCACCACGAGCACGACCGAGGCGACGACGGCGGCGTGCGACGGCCTCGCGGGCGTCGCGCTCGTCGACTGTACGCTCGGCGAGGCGGCTGCCGCGAGCGGCTGCGACTCCACGACGGCCAGCGCCGGCGTGCGAAAACAGCTGCGCAAGCGGATGCGTAGCCTCCAGCATCGGCTCGATGCCGCCGACGCCAGGGGCGGGACGGCGTGGACGAAGGCGATGCGCCGCGCCGGCAAGCAGATCGACGGCGTCGAGCACATGCTCACGAAGGCGGCGAAGCGCCGCCACGTGTCGGCATCGTGCATGACGGCGGTCGAAGCGAATCTCGCCGCCGCCCAGGCGGCGATGGACACGCTCGAATAGGGAGGGGCGCGATGGGCGGCGGGACCGTGGCGTCCCGCCGCCCGGAGGGAGGACGTCCATGGAACCCCGCGCCGACCGCCGCGTCGCCGCGACCGTCCGACGCACTCGGGTTCCGCACTCGGGTTTCCTCCTGGCACCAGCCGTGCCAATAGACGCCCGTCATGCACGATCAGCCGCTCACCATGGTCGGAATGCCCGGCTCGCCCTACAGCCGCAAGCTGCGCGCGGTGCTGCGCTATCGCCGCATCCCCCACGTGTGGGTGACGGCGCTGTCGCCCGAGGCGCGCGGCCTGCCGCGGCCGCGGGTCGAGCTGCTGCCGCAGCTGATCCTCCCCGGGGCGGACGGCACTCCGGCGGCGCACACCGACTCGACGCCGCTGATCCGCCACCTGGAGGCGACGCACACCGGCCGTCGCGTCGTGCCCGCGGATCCCGTGGTCGCGTTCGTCGACGCGTTGCTCGAGGACTACGCCGACGAGTGGCTGACGAAGGCGATGTTCCACTACCGCTGGGCGTTCGCGCCCGACGTGGCGCACGCGCAGCGCCTGCTGCCTCGATGGGCGCATGGGCAGGCGCCCGAGGCCGACCTCGTCGCCATGGGCGAGGCGTTCGGCGCGCGCCAGGTCGGGCGGCTCGGCGTCGTCGGCTCGAACCCCCGGACGGCGCCGGTGATCGAGGACTCGTACCGCCGCCTGCTCGCGCTGCTCGACGCGCGGCTCGCCGAGGCGCGCTTCGTGATGGGCGGCCGGCCCGGCGCCGGCGACTTCGCGCTCTACGGCCAGCTGACGCAGCTCGCCGGCTTCGACCCGACGTCGCGCGCGATCGCGCTCGACCTCGCGCCGCGCGTCGTCGCCTGGGTCGACGTCGTCGAGGATCTCTCCGGGCTCGCGCCGCACGAGGACCAGTGGCTGCGGCGCGACGCCGTTGCGGACACGGTGCGCGCGCTCCTCGTCGAGGTCGGCCGCGTCTACGTGCCGTTCCTGCTCGCCAACGCCGACGCCGTCGCGCGCGGCGCCGAGCGCGTGACCGCGACCATCGACGGCCGGCCGTGGACGCAGCCGCCGTTCCCCTACCAGAAGAAGTGCCTCGGCTGGCTGCGCGACGGCCGCGCCGCGCTCGCCGACGCCGACCGCCACGCGCTCGACGCCCTCCTCGCCGGCACCGGCTGCGAGGCGCTGTTCGCATCGTGACCCGCCGCCCGGGGGCGCGATCTGCGCCGCCCCGCTTGCTCGCGCGGCGGCCGCCCCACACACTCGTCGCATGGGCATCCCGGCCGCCTTCTGGAAGCGCTGCTCGACCTGCAAGAAGGAGATTCCGTTCGTCGCGACCTACTGGGTCTGCAACGTGTCCACCTGCAACCGCCCGCGCGTCGCGCTGGCGTTCTGCTCCGTGTCCTGCTGGGACGCGCACGTGCCGATGCTGCGCCATCGCGACGCCTGGGCCGAGGAGCAGCGTGCGCCGACGCCGGCGGCGTGGGAGCGCGAGCAGCAGGCGGCGGCCGAGAAGGAGCGCCGCCGCACGACCCG from bacterium encodes:
- a CDS encoding ferredoxin, with protein sequence MRVIVDPGLCEGNAVCSHVAPEVFVVGDDDLARVKTDPVDEALRAKVDLAVRRCPRQALTLVD
- a CDS encoding DUF2868 domain-containing protein — its product is MNDADAARVLLVHAVETEAPALTADVQAAAFAHAGHVDDEAAWLVRRASFLVGRLPPAVRALEGLARAPGRALWVLVAAGLVLGAVANSFGPSGAVSVLWNPLLVLVAWNVLVVVLGPLVRVAWRRRPRATPPAMPALRGSLPRLPWLVRRVLSPLWPAAWMALQRERAAAAGLAAAELRAIAERFWASWRDAAAPLLGVRTRLVLHAGALALVVGAIAGVYVRGVFLQYDVVWRSTFVRDPEGAGTVVRLVLGPAALLAGRTFTGPLDPALLLRSEGAPAAPWIHLFALTALLFAVLPRLVAAALSAASARRQAAAIAVPLDADWVRALVQAARRRERWLRDLRDGVVGCVDEAARATARSLAQTACEELFDGRIAPALAAFRVRGGRIADLEADVHARADAYGATLAAHAEDAHDDFVRAVQACVVRRGGSRLDGEVRWDTTAPQVAAPGVGMALATDVADLAGAAASIAAAPLGAALGGGGGLALLAHVHLLAGVAGGPIGLVLGGVGGLVVAGAGWWLGRDWIGEKSKNLHLPPAALRALLPSRRLETLLGEAREQYADALERTVRERLAAAGPSAADAVVRRLEGRLAPDEWPDPGRVSS
- a CDS encoding glutathione S-transferase C-terminal domain-containing protein: MHDQPLTMVGMPGSPYSRKLRAVLRYRRIPHVWVTALSPEARGLPRPRVELLPQLILPGADGTPAAHTDSTPLIRHLEATHTGRRVVPADPVVAFVDALLEDYADEWLTKAMFHYRWAFAPDVAHAQRLLPRWAHGQAPEADLVAMGEAFGARQVGRLGVVGSNPRTAPVIEDSYRRLLALLDARLAEARFVMGGRPGAGDFALYGQLTQLAGFDPTSRAIALDLAPRVVAWVDVVEDLSGLAPHEDQWLRRDAVADTVRALLVEVGRVYVPFLLANADAVARGAERVTATIDGRPWTQPPFPYQKKCLGWLRDGRAALADADRHALDALLAGTGCEALFAS